A stretch of the Carassius carassius chromosome 6, fCarCar2.1, whole genome shotgun sequence genome encodes the following:
- the LOC132142377 gene encoding calmodulin-1-like — MQSLGQNPTEAELQDMINEVDADGNGTIDFPEFLTMVARKMKDMESEEEIREAFRVFHKNGNCYISATELRHVITNLGEKHTDEEVDQMIREANIDGDGQENYEEFVQMMTAK, encoded by the coding sequence ATGCAGTCCTTGGGCCAGAATCCTACAGAGGCAGAGCTTCAGGATATGATCAATGAAGTTGATGCTGATGGCAATGGAACAATTGATTTCCCAGAGTTCCTTACTATGGTGGCCAGGAAGATGAAGGACATGGAAAGCGAGGAGGAGATCAGAGAAGCATTCAGAGTTTTTCATAAGAATGGAAATTGTTATATTAGTGCAACAGAGTTGCGGCACGTCATTACAAATCTGGGGGAGAAGCATACAGATGAGGAAGTGGATCAGATGATCCGGGAGGCAAATATTGATGGTGACGGCCAGGAAAACTATGAGGAGTTTGTCCAGATGATGACTGCAAAGTAA